From one Suicoccus acidiformans genomic stretch:
- the ccpA gene encoding catabolite control protein A has translation MEKQTITIYDVAREAGVSMATVSRVVNGNPNVKPSTRKKVSDVIERLNYRPNAVARGLASKRTTTVGVIIPSVTNLFYASLARGIDDIAAMYKYNILLANSDENTDKKMTVFNTLLAQQVDGIIFMGYNVDQAMQEAIQSSNTPVVFAGTVLDNENTYQVNIDYRQATEEATARLLKNHRKVALLVSSKEALIHQYRSEGFKAAHEAAGMSFDDGQIVEILDEKEVEVRLEELLAENYNAVIATDDVLAATVLNNILDRGIAVPEDFEVITTNNSMITEITRPSLSSVALPLYDIGAVAMRLLTKIMNEEEIEEKQVILPHRFIERGTTLNEAE, from the coding sequence ATGGAGAAGCAGACAATCACAATTTACGACGTGGCTCGTGAGGCCGGCGTCTCAATGGCTACCGTTTCCCGGGTAGTCAATGGCAATCCAAACGTTAAACCAAGTACTCGCAAGAAAGTTTCCGACGTCATCGAAAGGCTTAATTACCGGCCTAATGCGGTGGCGCGTGGTTTAGCGAGTAAACGTACTACTACCGTTGGAGTAATTATTCCGAGTGTGACGAATTTATTCTACGCATCATTAGCGCGTGGGATTGATGATATTGCCGCCATGTACAAGTATAATATTCTACTGGCTAACTCAGATGAGAATACAGACAAGAAGATGACGGTGTTTAATACATTATTAGCCCAGCAAGTAGATGGCATTATCTTCATGGGTTACAATGTCGATCAAGCGATGCAAGAGGCAATCCAGTCATCCAATACACCTGTCGTATTCGCAGGAACAGTACTTGATAATGAGAATACTTACCAAGTTAATATTGACTACCGCCAGGCAACTGAAGAAGCTACGGCACGTTTATTAAAGAACCATCGCAAGGTAGCATTGTTGGTCAGTTCCAAAGAAGCATTAATTCATCAATATCGCAGTGAAGGCTTTAAAGCAGCCCATGAAGCTGCCGGGATGAGCTTCGATGACGGACAAATTGTCGAAATATTGGACGAGAAGGAAGTTGAAGTACGCCTTGAAGAATTATTGGCAGAGAATTACAACGCGGTTATTGCTACAGATGATGTACTCGCAGCCACGGTGTTAAATAATATTCTCGACCGAGGTATCGCGGTTCCAGAAGACTTTGAAGTGATTACCACGAATAACTCCATGATTACGGAGATTACGCGGCCAAGCCTCTCTAGCGTTGCCTTGCCTTTGTATGACATTGGTGCAGTAGCCATGCGCTTGTTGACGAAGATTATGAATGAAGAGGAAATTGAAGAAAAGCAAGTCATCTTACCACACCGCTTTATCGAACGCGGTACGACCTTGAATGAAGCTGAATAG
- a CDS encoding ABC transporter substrate-binding protein, whose protein sequence is MLSKKLKGALLTASLVLSSLITPLTASAQETWTIAGNLELTGNAAAYATPVSRSMELAVEQVNANGGILEGDQLAIEVIDNKSDTTEATSVARRISEIQNLVGIIGPNSTTLGHAITPTVSEGEAPMIYTSTTGDGLTLDDAGTAIKNIFRVCFENSYQGAIAGEYAMSKLDAPKAVVIIDQAMDYSQGLADAFVAKYEELGGEVVSYEAYQSGDADFQALATTLASYDFDVIYLPGYYTETGLIVKQIREMGLTQPIIGGDGYANETFVELAGSHNLNDLYITSHYYDQTDRPEAQEFIAAYEEKFGERPDSFAALGYDAIMLLVDAIERAGTTEAAAVNKALQETTDYAGVTGDFTMNANHNPDKPAIMLEYQGGEVVSAEEITTDYE, encoded by the coding sequence ATGTTAAGCAAAAAATTAAAGGGAGCTTTACTCACTGCTTCCCTCGTACTTAGTAGTCTTATTACCCCTCTCACGGCCAGCGCCCAAGAGACGTGGACTATTGCCGGCAACTTGGAGTTAACCGGTAATGCAGCAGCCTATGCCACGCCTGTTTCCCGCTCCATGGAACTAGCCGTTGAACAGGTTAATGCCAATGGCGGAATTCTCGAAGGGGATCAATTAGCTATCGAGGTCATCGATAATAAATCAGATACAACAGAAGCAACGTCTGTGGCTCGCCGAATTAGTGAAATCCAAAACCTCGTTGGCATCATCGGCCCTAACTCCACCACCTTAGGCCATGCCATTACACCAACCGTTTCTGAGGGCGAGGCACCCATGATTTATACATCAACGACGGGTGACGGTTTAACCTTAGACGATGCCGGCACGGCCATCAAAAATATCTTCCGTGTATGTTTTGAGAATTCATACCAAGGTGCTATTGCAGGCGAGTACGCCATGTCTAAATTAGATGCGCCAAAGGCTGTGGTGATTATTGACCAAGCGATGGATTATTCCCAAGGCTTAGCCGATGCTTTCGTAGCCAAATACGAAGAACTCGGTGGTGAAGTCGTCAGCTATGAAGCATATCAGTCAGGCGACGCAGACTTCCAAGCCTTAGCGACGACTTTAGCAAGCTATGACTTTGATGTCATCTACTTACCAGGTTACTACACAGAAACCGGTCTAATTGTTAAGCAAATTCGTGAAATGGGCTTAACACAACCGATTATCGGTGGGGATGGCTATGCCAACGAAACCTTTGTAGAATTGGCAGGAAGCCATAACCTGAATGATTTATACATCACAAGCCACTACTACGATCAAACCGATCGTCCGGAAGCGCAAGAATTTATTGCCGCTTACGAAGAGAAATTCGGTGAGCGACCAGATAGCTTTGCAGCCCTTGGCTATGACGCGATTATGCTCCTTGTGGATGCTATCGAGCGCGCAGGTACGACCGAAGCGGCTGCAGTCAACAAAGCCTTACAAGAGACGACAGACTATGCTGGTGTCACAGGTGACTTTACAATGAATGCTAACCATAACCCAGATAAGCCTGCAATTATGTTGGAATACCAAGGCGGCGAAGTGGTCAGTGCAGAAGAAATTACAACGGATTACGAATAA
- a CDS encoding valine--tRNA ligase → MNQELSPKYQPGEVEAGRYQKWLDQGVFKPSEDPKAEPYSVVIPPPNVTGKLHLGHAWDVTLQDMIIRQKRMQGYDTLWLPGMDHAGIATQAKVEERLREDGVSRHDLGRDAFLEKTWEWKEEYASVIREQWGKMGISVDYSRERFTLDEGLNKAVNKAFVDLYEKGLIYRGEYIINWDPEAQTALSDIEVIHQDDQGAFYHINYPVVGSDEVLEIATTRPETMLGDTAIAVHPEDERYQHLIGQKALLPLMNREIPIVADDYVDMEFGTGAVKITPAHDPNDFEVGNRHDLPRINVMHKDGSINEKGGAYVGMDRFEARKAVVKDLKEQGYLVKVEEMVHSVGHSERSGAVVEPYLSTQWFIKMAPLAERAIQNQQTDDAVEFFPPRFNDTFLQWMENVHDWVISRQLWWGHQIPAWYHKETGEVYVAETAPADEANWERDPDVLDTWFSSALWPFSTMGWPEPTEDFERYFPTNTLVTAYDIIFFWVSRMIFQSLEFTEQAPFRNVLIHGLIRDSEGRKMSKSLGNGIDPMDVIDEYGVDALRWFLANGSAPGQDIRYSTDKMASAWNFINKIWNASRYVLMNVGEMDIEHIQIGADLTLADRWILSRLQSTIRDVTRLFDKFEFGEAGRVLYHFIWDDYCDWYIEMTKESLQDETSDNTSTRSILVYVLDQFLRLLHPIMPFVTEEIWQHISGSQVSIVLASYPTVQEKWIDEASEQAMNQLIDVIRAVRTIRNEMNTPLSKEVDIFIKVNQATTGEIMEANRAYIERFSNPASLEISQAPNTPEQVVSQTTSFATVMMPLEGLVSIEDELKRLDQEKQKLIKEVERVEKKLANENFVSKAPEAVVNAEKEKGKDYKRQLEAVEQQMVQLAQLGE, encoded by the coding sequence ATGAATCAAGAATTATCACCGAAATATCAACCAGGTGAGGTTGAAGCGGGACGTTATCAGAAGTGGTTAGATCAAGGTGTCTTCAAACCCTCAGAAGATCCAAAGGCCGAGCCGTATTCGGTTGTTATTCCACCACCCAATGTTACCGGGAAATTGCACTTAGGTCATGCCTGGGACGTTACCTTGCAAGATATGATTATACGTCAGAAACGCATGCAAGGCTATGACACGTTATGGCTACCTGGAATGGACCATGCTGGGATTGCTACCCAGGCGAAAGTGGAGGAGCGCTTGCGTGAAGACGGTGTCAGTCGCCACGATTTAGGCCGGGATGCTTTCTTGGAGAAGACCTGGGAGTGGAAAGAAGAATATGCCAGTGTTATCCGTGAACAATGGGGCAAGATGGGTATCTCCGTTGATTATAGTCGCGAGCGTTTCACCTTGGATGAAGGCTTAAATAAGGCGGTTAATAAAGCATTCGTTGATCTTTATGAGAAAGGTCTAATTTACCGCGGTGAATATATTATTAACTGGGATCCTGAAGCGCAGACAGCCTTATCAGATATTGAAGTCATTCACCAAGACGACCAAGGTGCCTTCTATCACATTAATTACCCAGTGGTAGGGTCAGATGAAGTGCTAGAAATTGCTACTACACGTCCTGAAACGATGTTAGGAGATACAGCGATTGCGGTTCATCCAGAAGACGAGCGTTACCAACACTTAATCGGTCAGAAAGCCTTACTGCCTCTAATGAATCGAGAAATTCCTATTGTAGCAGACGATTATGTCGATATGGAATTTGGAACCGGTGCAGTGAAGATTACCCCAGCCCATGACCCGAATGACTTTGAAGTCGGCAATCGCCACGATTTACCGCGTATTAACGTTATGCATAAAGACGGTAGCATTAATGAAAAGGGTGGCGCTTATGTAGGCATGGATCGTTTCGAAGCGCGGAAAGCCGTTGTCAAAGACTTGAAAGAGCAAGGCTACCTCGTTAAAGTCGAAGAAATGGTCCACAGTGTCGGTCACTCCGAACGTAGTGGAGCCGTCGTTGAGCCTTACCTATCTACCCAATGGTTCATCAAAATGGCACCCCTCGCAGAGCGAGCTATCCAAAATCAGCAGACCGATGATGCGGTGGAATTCTTCCCGCCACGCTTTAACGATACGTTCCTGCAGTGGATGGAGAATGTGCATGACTGGGTAATTTCACGTCAACTATGGTGGGGGCATCAAATCCCTGCTTGGTACCATAAGGAAACAGGCGAAGTGTATGTTGCAGAAACGGCACCAGCAGACGAAGCGAATTGGGAACGTGATCCGGATGTCCTAGATACGTGGTTCAGTTCAGCCCTTTGGCCATTTTCGACTATGGGTTGGCCGGAGCCGACGGAAGATTTTGAACGTTATTTCCCAACAAATACCTTAGTCACAGCATATGATATTATCTTCTTCTGGGTGAGTCGGATGATTTTCCAATCCTTGGAATTTACGGAACAGGCACCTTTTAGAAACGTCCTAATTCATGGTCTGATTCGGGATTCTGAAGGACGGAAGATGAGTAAGTCATTGGGTAACGGGATCGATCCAATGGATGTCATCGATGAATACGGGGTAGATGCCCTACGTTGGTTCTTAGCTAACGGTTCTGCACCGGGTCAAGATATTCGTTATTCAACCGACAAGATGGCGTCAGCTTGGAACTTCATTAACAAGATATGGAACGCGAGTCGTTACGTATTAATGAATGTAGGAGAGATGGATATTGAACATATTCAAATAGGGGCTGACTTGACCTTGGCGGACCGTTGGATTCTGTCACGCTTACAGTCAACAATCCGTGATGTAACGCGCCTTTTCGATAAGTTTGAATTTGGTGAGGCAGGCCGGGTCTTATACCACTTTATTTGGGATGATTACTGCGATTGGTATATTGAGATGACCAAGGAGAGCTTGCAAGATGAGACGAGCGATAATACATCTACGCGCAGCATTCTTGTCTACGTGCTTGACCAATTCTTGCGTTTATTACATCCTATTATGCCTTTTGTAACGGAGGAAATTTGGCAACATATTTCTGGTTCCCAAGTATCGATTGTGCTTGCATCGTATCCAACGGTTCAAGAGAAGTGGATTGATGAAGCCAGTGAACAGGCGATGAACCAACTCATCGATGTGATTCGGGCAGTACGGACGATTCGCAATGAGATGAATACGCCGCTCTCTAAAGAAGTTGACATCTTTATTAAGGTAAACCAAGCTACTACTGGTGAAATTATGGAAGCTAACCGAGCTTATATTGAGCGCTTTAGTAATCCGGCAAGTTTAGAAATTAGCCAAGCGCCAAATACACCGGAACAAGTTGTGAGCCAGACAACGTCCTTTGCGACGGTCATGATGCCACTGGAAGGCTTGGTATCCATTGAAGATGAGTTGAAGCGACTCGATCAAGAGAAACAAAAATTAATCAAAGAAGTTGAACGAGTTGAGAAGAAATTAGCCAATGAGAACTTTGTCAGCAAAGCCCCTGAAGCTGTGGTGAATGCTGAGAAGGAGAAGGGTAAAGACTACAAACGTCAACTTGAAGCTGTCGAGCAGCAAATGGTACAGCTTGCTCAGTTAGGTGAATAA
- the radC gene encoding RadC family protein produces MFIREVPKEIRPRERLVEYGAAALSNQELLAILFRTGQRGENVLEMSLRFLSRFESLPEIKGASLEELTAVKGIGEVKAIELKAAIELGYRIATASVPKYGQVLSTEAAGQWLMLEMAHEQQELLVALFLNTKNEIIRKETVFKGTVSSSVAHPREIFKEAVKYPTARIIMAHNHPSGDPEPSRADLQFTRRMILCGDLMGIELLDHIIVGERDFVSLLETTDLFDDPMSHMGD; encoded by the coding sequence ATGTTTATTCGAGAAGTTCCTAAAGAAATCAGACCACGTGAGCGCTTAGTAGAGTATGGTGCAGCAGCCTTATCTAATCAAGAGTTGCTAGCGATTCTCTTTCGAACCGGTCAACGAGGCGAGAATGTTCTGGAAATGTCACTGCGTTTTCTGTCGCGGTTTGAGAGTTTGCCTGAAATAAAAGGGGCAAGTTTAGAAGAGTTGACCGCTGTTAAAGGGATTGGCGAAGTGAAAGCCATTGAATTGAAAGCTGCTATTGAATTGGGCTACCGTATCGCAACAGCCTCGGTGCCGAAGTACGGGCAAGTCCTATCCACTGAAGCAGCAGGTCAATGGCTGATGCTTGAAATGGCTCATGAACAACAAGAATTACTGGTTGCCTTATTCTTAAACACTAAGAATGAAATTATCCGCAAGGAAACCGTCTTTAAAGGCACGGTGAGCAGTTCCGTAGCGCATCCTAGGGAAATCTTCAAAGAAGCTGTGAAATACCCAACAGCCCGTATTATTATGGCCCATAATCATCCATCAGGTGACCCAGAGCCGTCACGAGCTGATTTACAATTTACAAGGCGGATGATATTATGTGGGGATTTGATGGGAATTGAGTTGTTAGATCATATTATTGTCGGCGAGCGCGATTTCGTTAGTTTATTGGAGACGACGGATTTATTTGACGACCCGATGAGTCATATGGGGGATTAA
- a CDS encoding cold-shock protein produces the protein MAEGKVKWFNADKGFGFIEREGEADVFVHFSAIQGEGFKTLEEGQEVSFDIEDGARGPQAANVEKI, from the coding sequence ATGGCAGAAGGAAAAGTTAAATGGTTTAATGCTGATAAAGGTTTTGGATTCATCGAGCGTGAAGGTGAAGCGGACGTATTCGTACACTTCTCAGCTATTCAAGGTGAAGGCTTCAAGACTTTAGAAGAAGGGCAAGAAGTGAGCTTCGATATTGAAGATGGCGCGCGTGGCCCTCAAGCAGCTAACGTAGAGAAAATATAA
- a CDS encoding helix-turn-helix domain-containing protein — MEFLNKVEKRQLNLIKLLYQNSDWITYGYLSEAIGVAKNTVSTDISYIEEILGEGVNVEKSTIGIRANFNPGMNLLSIQRIFFNHSISYKLIEDIFIDYPITKENLSTRYDISRSSLYRYLNRVSEETEKFYHFTFEGNPLYMKGQEEEIQNFYVNFFLDKVHPFNWPFKQIDQQVLDNFINFILDSFRIDINYEEFRYVEYVMSVTLLRMSLGFVLEVDTTNPMMPIFEAFIQSNNQNVEAFRVLVEALGIELTATNFSHMIAKFYETPFLNYGIQNIVNMERSNLLEETHRLIGDIVDILTEKYELQLNNRHHLMNNVNKLLHMSSSNLGSNELFFRQQESFLRKIRAINPDFYKSIYELVDNKLINAYQNDAWSSDYLVAIILLNWENIYPQLLRKAGRLKVYVMSFQDVSIAKTQVDLLSSYLEDLYDMHLFEGREISEEMVQGLDCDVIISDLNLPTIKDKRIVSIQSLPTVEDIHLLLDLYYEILYGVNMGGEKRIFTY; from the coding sequence ATGGAATTCTTAAACAAAGTGGAAAAACGACAACTGAACTTAATCAAATTACTTTACCAAAACTCAGATTGGATTACCTATGGCTATTTGTCTGAGGCCATTGGTGTCGCAAAGAATACAGTGAGTACGGATATTAGTTATATTGAAGAGATTTTGGGTGAGGGGGTCAATGTTGAGAAATCAACTATTGGAATTCGGGCTAACTTTAATCCAGGTATGAATCTGTTATCCATTCAGCGTATTTTCTTTAATCACTCGATTTCTTATAAATTGATTGAGGATATATTTATTGATTATCCAATTACGAAGGAGAACTTATCGACGCGCTATGATATTAGTCGTTCAAGCTTATATCGTTACTTAAATCGTGTTTCGGAAGAGACAGAGAAGTTCTATCACTTTACTTTTGAAGGAAACCCTTTATATATGAAAGGCCAGGAGGAAGAGATACAGAATTTCTACGTCAATTTCTTTTTGGATAAGGTACATCCGTTTAATTGGCCTTTCAAGCAAATCGATCAACAAGTTCTGGATAATTTTATTAACTTTATCCTGGATTCCTTCCGAATTGATATTAACTATGAAGAATTTCGCTATGTGGAATATGTGATGTCTGTGACCTTGCTCCGGATGTCTTTAGGCTTTGTTTTAGAAGTCGATACCACGAATCCTATGATGCCGATTTTTGAAGCGTTTATTCAAAGCAATAATCAGAATGTTGAAGCGTTTAGAGTTTTGGTTGAAGCGCTCGGTATTGAATTGACGGCTACTAACTTTAGCCATATGATTGCTAAGTTTTATGAGACGCCTTTCTTGAATTACGGCATCCAGAATATTGTTAATATGGAGCGCAGTAATTTGCTTGAGGAGACACACCGACTTATTGGCGATATTGTAGATATTTTGACTGAGAAATATGAGTTGCAATTAAATAATCGTCACCATCTGATGAATAATGTCAATAAATTACTCCATATGAGCTCTTCGAACTTGGGCAGTAATGAATTATTCTTTCGTCAACAAGAAAGCTTCCTTCGTAAAATACGGGCTATTAACCCAGATTTCTATAAGTCTATATATGAGTTGGTCGATAATAAGTTAATTAATGCTTACCAGAATGATGCTTGGAGCTCTGATTACCTTGTAGCAATTATCTTATTGAATTGGGAGAATATTTATCCGCAGCTGCTGCGCAAGGCAGGTCGGTTAAAAGTGTATGTGATGAGCTTCCAAGATGTGAGTATTGCTAAGACGCAGGTCGATTTACTAAGTAGTTACTTGGAAGATCTTTATGATATGCATTTATTTGAAGGGCGGGAAATCTCTGAAGAGATGGTTCAAGGCCTGGATTGTGATGTGATTATTAGTGATTTGAATTTACCAACGATTAAAGATAAGCGGATTGTAAGTATCCAAAGCTTGCCGACGGTTGAAGATATTCATCTGCTCTTAGATTTATATTACGAGATTCTTTATGGCGTAAATATGGGTGGTGAAAAGCGCATCTTCACTTATTAA
- a CDS encoding YaaA family protein, whose product MKFILSPAKEMQTKYPIERDWQLSASSQKILDKLEALNAADYQALLKLSDKQFSQQQAYREAWQQPVTYEALALYHGLAFRQITFTDADRPYLAKHLRILSAFYGVLEPFALIKPYRLDMQTPLILEGQRLKQFWRAEFNEAFAEGETIVNLASQEFTSLFTQSRYHWVDVEFIDGGRKHSTISKKGRGAMVTYLVREKVATLDAVKGFNLDGYAYQVEQSRDDLFVFAR is encoded by the coding sequence ATGAAATTTATTCTATCACCTGCCAAAGAAATGCAAACGAAGTACCCCATTGAGCGAGATTGGCAGTTAAGCGCCTCGAGTCAAAAAATTCTGGATAAACTTGAAGCGTTAAATGCTGCAGACTATCAAGCTTTACTGAAACTTTCGGATAAGCAATTCTCCCAGCAACAGGCCTACCGTGAAGCGTGGCAACAGCCAGTTACTTATGAAGCATTAGCTTTATATCATGGCCTAGCTTTTCGTCAAATTACTTTTACAGACGCAGACCGGCCCTATTTAGCCAAACATTTGCGGATTTTATCAGCCTTTTACGGTGTGTTAGAGCCTTTCGCCTTAATTAAGCCGTACCGTCTCGATATGCAGACGCCTTTAATACTTGAGGGCCAGCGTTTGAAGCAATTTTGGCGTGCTGAATTCAATGAGGCCTTTGCGGAAGGGGAGACCATTGTGAATCTTGCCAGCCAAGAATTCACCTCCTTATTCACCCAGAGTCGTTATCACTGGGTTGACGTTGAATTTATCGATGGTGGTCGCAAGCATTCAACGATTTCTAAGAAGGGACGCGGTGCCATGGTTACCTATTTAGTCCGTGAGAAAGTTGCGACACTGGATGCTGTGAAAGGCTTTAACCTTGACGGCTATGCCTATCAGGTTGAGCAGTCCCGGGATGATTTATTTGTCTTTGCACGATAA
- the galU gene encoding UTP--glucose-1-phosphate uridylyltransferase GalU, whose amino-acid sequence MKVRKAVIPAAGLGTRFLPATKAMAKEMLPIIDKPTIQFIVDEALEAGIEDILIVTGKSKRTIEDHFDSHLDLEKYLIAHGMTDLLEKVQATENLNLYFVRQPYPKGLGHAVLQARAFVGNEPFVVMLGDDLMVDDVPLTRQLIEVYEQTGSSNLAVMEVPQEDTANYGVIAPDGQYADNIYKVDHFVEKPQPEDAPSNLAIIGRYLLTPEIFEILAETNPGAGNEIQLTDAIDKLNTFQNVYARQFNGKRYDVGSKFGFLEYSLDYALQHPEIQDDVQDHIIAVGELLESGDYLNERDNLP is encoded by the coding sequence ATGAAGGTTAGAAAAGCAGTCATTCCAGCAGCTGGCTTAGGTACACGTTTCCTCCCTGCCACCAAGGCCATGGCCAAGGAAATGTTGCCGATTATCGATAAACCAACCATACAATTTATCGTCGATGAAGCTTTAGAAGCAGGAATTGAAGATATACTCATTGTTACAGGAAAGTCTAAACGGACCATTGAAGATCACTTTGATTCACATTTAGACTTGGAGAAATACCTTATAGCTCATGGCATGACCGACTTATTAGAGAAAGTTCAAGCAACCGAGAACTTAAACCTATACTTTGTCCGTCAGCCATATCCTAAAGGCCTCGGCCACGCTGTCTTACAAGCTCGGGCCTTTGTCGGCAATGAGCCCTTTGTTGTCATGTTGGGGGATGATTTAATGGTTGATGACGTACCTTTAACGAGGCAGCTCATCGAAGTATACGAGCAGACCGGGTCATCGAACTTGGCTGTCATGGAGGTCCCCCAAGAAGATACCGCAAATTATGGGGTCATTGCCCCAGATGGTCAATACGCTGATAACATCTACAAAGTTGACCATTTTGTTGAAAAACCTCAACCAGAAGATGCACCAAGTAATTTAGCAATTATTGGCCGTTATTTACTCACACCTGAAATCTTTGAAATTTTAGCCGAGACGAACCCTGGTGCAGGTAATGAAATCCAGCTAACGGATGCCATCGACAAACTCAATACCTTCCAGAATGTCTATGCAAGGCAATTTAACGGCAAGCGCTATGACGTAGGCAGTAAGTTTGGCTTCCTAGAATATTCACTCGACTACGCCTTGCAACACCCTGAAATTCAAGACGATGTTCAAGATCATATTATTGCGGTAGGTGAATTACTTGAAAGCGGGGATTATTTAAACGAACGAGATAATTTACCCTAA
- a CDS encoding UTP--glucose-1-phosphate uridylyltransferase, giving the protein MPKIRKAVIPAAGYGLNFLPATKAQPKELLPIVDKPIIQYVIEEAKASGIDEILIITGKNKRPIEDHFDANPELEENLESKGKQALLNIVKTTTYENIFYVRQSEPKGLADAILHAEAFVGNEPFLVLLADNIMEGDVPATKQIIDVFEQIQEPVLAVDQVQGDDLSRYGIVDLATDFSQDGLAKLHTIVEKPSEAQAPSQWAASGRYVLTPDIFDIIRDLQPGVAGEYQLSDAISSLGQEHDIYCYQLQGKRNDAGHALGFVKTSIRHGLEHPETKDELKDYLIAKSKELKTQKEAQYEG; this is encoded by the coding sequence ATGCCGAAAATACGTAAAGCAGTTATCCCAGCCGCAGGTTATGGGCTAAATTTCCTACCTGCAACAAAGGCGCAACCAAAGGAATTGCTTCCGATTGTTGATAAACCGATTATTCAATACGTCATCGAAGAAGCGAAAGCTTCTGGAATCGATGAAATTCTGATCATTACTGGGAAGAATAAACGACCGATTGAAGATCATTTCGATGCGAATCCAGAATTGGAGGAGAACTTAGAAAGTAAAGGCAAGCAAGCCCTCTTAAATATCGTCAAAACGACGACTTACGAGAATATCTTCTACGTTCGCCAATCGGAACCAAAAGGCTTAGCTGATGCCATTCTACATGCGGAAGCATTTGTTGGGAATGAACCTTTCTTAGTGCTCCTTGCTGATAACATTATGGAAGGTGATGTGCCCGCAACCAAGCAAATCATTGACGTCTTTGAGCAAATTCAAGAACCAGTACTGGCTGTCGACCAAGTCCAAGGGGACGATTTGAGTCGTTACGGCATTGTTGATTTGGCGACCGATTTCTCGCAAGACGGTTTGGCTAAATTGCACACGATTGTCGAGAAACCCAGTGAAGCTCAAGCACCTAGCCAATGGGCTGCTTCCGGACGTTATGTTCTAACACCTGATATTTTCGATATTATTCGTGATTTACAACCCGGTGTTGCTGGTGAATACCAGTTGAGTGATGCCATCTCAAGTTTGGGCCAAGAACATGATATTTACTGCTATCAACTACAAGGAAAGCGCAATGATGCAGGACATGCCCTAGGCTTTGTCAAGACATCTATCCGCCACGGCTTGGAGCATCCTGAGACGAAAGACGAACTGAAAGACTATCTCATTGCCAAAAGCAAAGAGTTGAAGACGCAAAAGGAGGCCCAGTATGAAGGTTAG
- a CDS encoding ornithine cyclodeaminase family protein has product MEGNRTLLLKQSEVESLIDLSDVNRLVDLTFHGMGEGTVKNPPKVSLDLGETGNWPHYEGFMNAMPAYIGSLDVAGLKWVGGFEGEREAAGLPYITAMILLVNPHLGTFLSVMDGAYISNVRTGAQVAQAIRYLFRKDHITLGLYGAGMQARKTVRAVADAVHIDCLHVWNHREETAQQFKEDMAEVVHGEIIVHEVSDQAGPCQAEVVVTLTPAQEPLIRREWVQPGTVIFPMGSYQEIDDALILEADQIIVDHPEQALHRGALKKLHTNGQITLDDIDGTLGELSLKETGLANIDKQITLCIPIGTGAMDVSVAYEVYRKAKEAGVGEYFDFVG; this is encoded by the coding sequence ATGGAAGGAAACAGAACCTTATTATTAAAGCAATCAGAAGTTGAATCTTTGATTGACTTAAGTGATGTTAATCGTCTGGTTGATTTAACTTTCCATGGCATGGGTGAGGGAACGGTTAAAAATCCGCCTAAAGTATCCCTCGATTTAGGCGAAACTGGCAATTGGCCGCATTATGAAGGTTTTATGAATGCCATGCCGGCTTATATTGGTTCCCTGGACGTTGCAGGATTGAAATGGGTTGGCGGTTTTGAAGGGGAACGGGAAGCTGCCGGTTTACCTTATATTACGGCGATGATTTTACTCGTCAATCCACATTTGGGGACCTTTCTATCAGTGATGGATGGGGCCTATATTTCCAATGTTCGTACAGGAGCCCAAGTCGCCCAGGCCATTCGCTACTTATTCCGGAAAGATCACATCACTTTAGGTTTATATGGCGCAGGTATGCAGGCCCGTAAGACGGTTCGAGCCGTTGCGGATGCGGTGCACATTGATTGCCTGCATGTGTGGAACCACCGGGAAGAGACGGCCCAGCAATTTAAAGAAGATATGGCTGAAGTAGTTCACGGTGAAATCATTGTCCATGAGGTAAGTGACCAAGCTGGACCATGCCAAGCTGAGGTGGTGGTAACCTTGACGCCAGCGCAAGAACCTTTAATTCGGCGAGAGTGGGTTCAACCGGGGACCGTTATCTTTCCCATGGGTTCCTATCAGGAGATTGACGATGCACTAATTTTAGAAGCAGACCAAATTATTGTCGACCATCCGGAACAAGCTTTACATCGCGGCGCCTTAAAAAAACTTCATACCAATGGCCAAATCACCCTTGATGATATTGACGGCACCCTAGGTGAATTATCTTTAAAGGAAACAGGCTTAGCCAATATAGATAAGCAGATTACCTTGTGTATCCCTATTGGCACAGGTGCTATGGATGTATCGGTTGCTTATGAAGTGTATCGAAAGGCAAAGGAGGCTGGCGTGGGAGAGTATTTCGATTTTGTAGGATAG